In Diabrotica undecimpunctata isolate CICGRU chromosome 9, icDiaUnde3, whole genome shotgun sequence, the DNA window AATGAAGGAAATATTTACGACTTCAACGATTTTATTAAGGCTGTAGAAAattcaaatgaaaaaaaaaatcgtagTTTGTTTGAAAAATGAAGATGTTTTAAATTGGAAATCTGGATATacaaaaatctaataaaaaaaaacggataTATCTTTGCTTTGCGATATATCTGTGGTACAGTTCAGACGAGGCAGCCgattacttttttataaaaattatattaacgacaaaaattttaaagaatataattttcttaaagaaaattttaaactaGAATTCCTAGTAAACTACGCGATAATTGTAGATGTGTACCTAAGCAAAAGAAACAAGGTATAATTTCCGTGCCCCTCATGCCTCAAAACAGACGGCATTTTTGGCATTCATTAAAAGAAGATCCATTATCCATTATgtgaattacattttatttttaatttgattatacTATCGCTTTATTcggcatttttgttttattttcaaaacCGATATTTACATAAAGCTGAAAATTCTACAATTTTACTGCTTAAGAAAACAACTTGATTATTATGGTAAACAGCAGTAACTGCTGAATTTTCAGCCGAAAACCAAGTACCTAacacaatttttttgtttgtcaaaaattaataattaataacaaacaatTGTCAAGCAAAATTTATTGACAAGCAATTGTCATATACTGATCCCAATGCTCTCCTGCTGATTTGATGCTTTTTAGTTAACCTCAAAGTGCGACCCGAATTTAACGCAATCTGGCTAACAATTGATCAAAACctctttgtctttttttatttagattaaaacaaatttattatttttcttaatcTTTTGGGCGTTCAAAGGTGCTATGAGATCTTATTCACCGTAACTTTCATCACTGCTTTGATGTATTCCAAAAGTCATGTAGCTTCCTAACTACTGATGAATTTTACTGCTTTTGACAGTATTCTGTAGCTTCCGTGTCTTTTATTAGTATTCAAGATCAAGGCTCAACCTGATTTATCGTCTTTCTTTAAAAGAATTGCTGAATTTGGGCAACCAAAGTGTCCAACATCGTTTGTATCTGTAGAAATCTATTTACAACTAACATATCACATTGTTTCCAATAATGCATAGTCCgaataatactaaataaaaacgtaaatgatataaaaaaatttgagCATGTGTTGACATATGAGAGCCGTATAGTTAGTTTGGCTAATTGTTGACAGTTGACAGCCGCCATATTAGATTAGCCACGTAATTGTGGCAAACATCTGGCGGCAAACATCAAAGCATGCCAATAAAAGATCAAAGTGtgtatttatataaaagaaaatgtgttttattttgGATGGAACGATAACAGCAAAATAAATTCAAGTAGTAACCATTTAAAAGCTAGATCTTAATTATTTAGAACGTCTGATTCCAAAAGTTGGTCAAACATCTTTTAACATCTTCATCCTCTATCAATCCAATCTTTTTCGTAATATCTACATTTTTCTTAATCTTGTACGTCTCAAACAAAACTGGCAATTTGACGGCATTATACAATGAAATCACTTCGTCGATTGAGTTTTCTCCAATCTTTCCATAATTTTCCTTAAAACTAGTTTGCTGATTTGAGTTACAAGTTTCTAACAATTTTACCGCCAACCACGAACAGTAACCTTGTTTGATGTTAACGTGCTGAGGATGATTTCCAAATGAATCCAAAAAGTCGGcctaaaaaaagtaacaaaatgttaggtgtatacatattatataataaacattaaaaagCACATTATAATACCTTCTTTATTTCGATATAATTAAGTTTTCTGAAGAATAAGGTacttaaagaaagaaaaaaggaaaatgatagaaataatatgtttaaaattctGTAATTTTACTCACCTTAATTTTCTTGTAAACAGCAATTTCTTCAATAATATTCCTTCCTTGATCTAAATAATGTGTAGGATCTAAGTTTGCTAAATAAACAGCGCATTTAAGAGGCCAATTAAAGCAACCAGTAGCTATTTTATACTTGGCTATCCTTTCAATAACATTCATATGAAACCCATTTATGTCCTTACTAATTAATTCCAAGTTATGTCCTTGAAAAGTCGTGTAGAGACAAGAATGAAATAATTCGATGAATCGAGGGTAGTTTGGATGGTCCTTGAAGTACTTTTTGAGTAGTATGAATATGGAGGTTTGTAAAAGACACGTGTCGTTTGCTACAAGGAGTCCTACGTCATCTAGTGAGTGCCATGTTTTTGAGTTGTTCCGAGTTTCTACATTGTTAATTTTGTCGCTAGCCATATACATTATGCTTTGGATCTGCAAAAGATTTAAAATTATATGAACGTATTTAATTAGGCGGTAAAGAAAAATGCTAGGCAAAAAGAAAACTCCAAAAAGGAAAACACTCATATGTCAAGGACTGCCAACTTGCACATGACACTAAGAAAAATAGCCAGAGTTTCTATCAACAAGGGATTAGGACAGAGGAGGAGGATATCTTCTTGGTGTGCCTTGTTAAAATACCACAATTTCCGCTTGATTTTAAAAGTGACATAGGTCATGTCAAATTGTAACTACAGAATAAGTCAGTAGAGTTCACTTGATGTTGTTCGTTATTGTATTGTAagtattaaacaaattttgttttaatttactaatatttgtattttgagaacgatttccgaagtggaaattgaaacgtcagtaaacgtactttaacctttaattgtggcttattcccatttaaatagtaattactttaaaatgccacaaggaaatagtttcagaacaatatgataaaaatataaacaaaagcaTTGACTTTATAATAGACTCTGGTGCCACAAATCATTTGATAAATGCAGTTCCAGGAAGTTTTTAACGGAAATTAAAACTGTAGCTCATAATATTAGTGTGACAAAGCAATGTGTAACCATAAAAGCTGAAAAGAGTGGCAATTTACATGGTTTAAGTAAAGTTGGTGTTAAACTCAATCTGAAAGATATTTTACAGTGCAATGAATTGGAATATAATCTGCTAAGTTTAAAGAAAACTGAAAATtatatgtaaaatttaataatactGTCATAAATATTAATGCTTTTGTAGACTTTGAGTTTGCTTACAATATTATTAATCGGAGAAGTGTAAGTGGATTTGTATTGAATTTTAATAGTAGGGGAGAGGCGGGAACAGTGACACACAGGGAACAGTGACACATTTAAAATCCTAGTAGA includes these proteins:
- the LOC140450121 gene encoding uncharacterized protein; this translates as MSGSFKFLEKFTTKLNFGKSITLKRHSYQLKRHQSTISHLQSNITDNEFVSPAVNIFPIFIKDLTENSVFEKEPDFKMRYQRMIEYSLLVGNKEVPCMTVMCYKTLERPEKLNEETINQAYLLGWLGEMIQSIMYMASDKINNVETRNNSKTWHSLDDVGLLVANDTCLLQTSIFILLKKYFKDHPNYPRFIELFHSCLYTTFQGHNLELISKDINGFHMNVIERIAKYKIATGCFNWPLKCAVYLANLDPTHYLDQGRNIIEEIAVYKKIKADFLDSFGNHPQHVNIKQGYCSWLAVKLLETCNSNQQTSFKENYGKIGENSIDEVISLYNAVKLPVLFETYKIKKNVDITKKIGLIEDEDVKRCLTNFWNQTF